ACCGCGGCCACCGCCGCGCGGACGGCCTCCAGCTCCACCTCCAGGTGGAGCGTGTCGTCGACCAGCTCGGAGATCACGTCCACCGGCAGCAGGTGATCGTGATCCTCGTCCAGGAGCTGCCGGGCCAGCCCCTCGAGCAGCGCCCGGGCCTCCGGGGCCTCGAGGGTCTCGAGGCCGAGGGTGACGACCGAGGTCTCGAGGGTCTCGAGCTCGAAGGCGGCGGCGAGGGCCGCAGGATCCGGATCGGGTGGGGTGTCGAAGCTCACCTTCCTCGGGGAGGCGCCCAGGAGGAGCAGCCGGCGCGGCCGAGGGGGGCACAGCTCTGCCTCGCCCGTGGCGCAGAGCAGCAGGTGGTCGAGGAGTCCGCGCAGGGCCGACCGATGGAGGCGCTTCCCGCTGATCCGGGCGGTGTCCACGGGAAGGACGATGTCGAGCCCAGGCCCCGCCAGCAGGGACGTGAGGCCGTGCAGGCGCAGCGGGCGTGCGTCCGCCCCGGAGAGCTCCAGCGCGGCGAGGCGCGGTGGGTCGACGCGCTCGCCCTCCCGCGAGCGCCCGACGTGCACCCGCCGGACGGGGCCCTCGCAGCGGGCGAAGAGGAGGGCGCGCCAGGCGAGGACCAGATCGATGTCCCGGTGCAGCGGGGCGCCGGAGAAGATCCCCCGCGGCGCGCTCGCCCGCAGGACCGCCTGCCGAACGCGCTCGATGACCCGGGCGGCCGCGTCGGTGCGGGTCGGGAGGTCGTCACGCCAGGGGAGGGCTCGCAGGGAGTCCTCCAGGGTGGAGGTGCGGAAGACGGACTCCTGGAGGCGGCTGCTGGTCAGCGGCTCGTCCTCCACCGCGGCGGCCTCGTCGTCCTCGTCTTCGCGCAAGCGCAGGCGGGCCCTCGCTGCGCCCTGCACCGGGCTGTCGAGGAAGCCCCGCAGGTTGGAGAGGGTCAGCTCCCGCAACTCGCTCACCACCCCGGGGGTGGGGCTCGCGGCCGCCGCCGGGGGGTGCGTCTCGGGGAGGCGAAGCAGGGACCAGAGCGCGGGATCATCCAGCTGCTCGAGGAGCTCACGGTGCCGGAGCCCGCGGGTGCCCTCGTGGCCCAGGGCCGCGCCGATCCGCGCGGCCTCGGCCTCGGCCCGGGCCTCGGGGAGGGTGCAGGCGGGATCCTGGTGGCGCCGCAGAGGTACCAGCTCGAAGAAGCGGCCCGCGCTCACCCGGCCGTCGTCGGCGCGGGCGGGCAGGCGGAGCGCCTCGGGGCCGAGGACGGGCTCGAGGACGTCGAGGAGGTCGAGGAGGATCGAGGAGGGCGCCAGGAGGTCGCCGGTCTTCTCGTTGCGGTAGACCCAGGAGAGCGAGAGCCGCTCGCGGGCGCAGAGCAGGGTCTCGAGGAAGGCGTGGCGATCGCGCTCGGCCGGGCTCAGGTCGCCAGCCCTCCGGGTGGCGCGGAGGTCGAGAGGATCTCGCCGGGCGGCGCCCGGAAAGATGCCCTCGCCGAGACCCAGCACGAAGATCGCCCGGAAGGGGATCGCCCGCATGGGCAGGAAGGTCGAGACCACCACGCCCTCGCTCAGGTAGGGGCCTCGCTGGTAGCTGATCGCGGCGAGGGCCTGGCCGGCGAGGCCACAGGCGGTGCGGCCGCTGACCGGGGTGCCCACCAGGTCGAGCTCGGCGAGCTCGTCGATCGCCGAGAGGATCTTCAGCTGGTCGGCCTCGTCGCCCTCGTCGTCGACCAGGAGGTAGGCCTCCATCAGGGTCCGCAGCCGCTCGGCCCACTGCCGCAGGGGCAGCGTGTCGTCGCGCAGCCGGGTGAGATCGGCGAGGAGGCTCCGGGCCAGCAGGCCGAAGGCGCGGGTGGTGCCCGGATCGGAGGCGCCCAGATCCTCGGGGGCGAGGGTGCGTCCCGCGCTCTGATAGAGGAGCTCGGGCTCGCCGCCCCGCTCGCCGCCGAGGGCCTGGCCGAGGGCGAGCCGGGTGAGCCCCTGGCTCCAGTGGGCTGCGTCGGGCCCCAGGTAGGTGCCGGCGGTGTCCCGGTCGTCGCGGCCGAAGAAGATGCCGGCGGCGTCGGCCAGCTCGGCGAAGCGCCCGGCGTCGATCTCCGAGGCGCTCCGGCCCTGACCGGCGCCCCGGTCGAAGGCCGGATGCGTCAGGAGGCCGAGGAGCTCGGCCCGGGTGAAGCGGCCGAAGGGCAGCTCGAGGAGCAGCCGGGCGGCCTGCGCCAGGGGCGCGCGGGCACCGAAGGAGAGATCGGCGGTGGTGTGGGGCAGGCGATGGTGGGCCTCGAAGACCTGCGTGATCATCGGCAGGTAGCGATCGCGCGCGGCCGGCGGGACGACCACCGCGATCTCGTGGAAGCGCAGCGGCGCACCGGGGCCCTCGGCCCCGATCAGGTGCCAGATGCGATCGGCCACCGCCTCGACCTCGCGCCGGAGGCTGGGGCAGGCGAGGGCCTGGAGGGAGGCGGGGGGACCCTCGGCCTCGCTGCCCACGAAGGGAGTGATCTCCGCCGGTCCCCTCTGCTCGAGGAGGTCGTCCTGCACCTGGTGCAGGATCGTCGCCCGGCCGGGGGAGAGGTAGTCGGCGTCCTCGTGGGCCGAGTCACCCCCGGCCACCTCTCGCAGGAGGCGCAGGTGCTCGCCGCCCGGCTTGCCCCAGAGGGCCAGGGGGAGGCAGGGCTGCTCCGCGAGGTGGAGGGGATCCTCGCCCTCGGCGTCGGCGATGGCCGGGCCCTGCAGCACGAACTCGTCCCAGTAGTGGCGCGAGGGGTTGAGGAGGTGCACCGAGATATCGACCGCCCCGGCGAGACGTTGGAAGAGGTGGTGGAAGAGCCGGCCGAAGTAGGAGACGCCGAAGACGTGGAGCGGAAAGCCGCCGGCCGGGGGCCAGAGCTCCAGGCGCGGATCGAGGATCCTCTCGGCGAGGGTGGCGTGGGGGAGGCCCCCGTCGCGCTCGGCGCTCGCGCAAAGGACACCCTCGGGGCCGTGGAGAGCCCGCCAGAGCGAGGCCTGCCAGATCAGCTCCGGTGCGAGGCCCTCGGCCTCCGGGTCCGGGGAGGCGTCCGGGGAGGTCAGCCACCGGCGGACCTGCTCCGGGCGGGTCCACTGGTGGTTCTCCATGACGCTCGAGAGCCGCTCGCTCAGCTGCACGCGCCGCAGATCGGTGGCCGCGCGGTCGAGGGCGTCGGCCTCGGGCGTCCTCCCGAAGAGGTAGTCCCGCACCGGTGAGAGCGCGGGCTCTGTGAGGCGCTCGTCGTCGTGGAAGAGGGCGAGGAGGCCAGCCCGAAGCTGAGCGCGGCCCACGATGCGGACCTCTCGGCGATCACCCGCGGCCATGGCCGCGAGGCGCTCGAGCCGGAGGAAGTCGAGTCCCGCGCTGATCCCGTGGCGCTGGGCCAGGGAGAGGTTCAGGTAGGTCTCGAGGTTCCGATTGGGGACGACGATCGTCACCGGATCGAGGACGTGCCCCACCCGCCGCTGCGCGTCGATGCGGCCGGCGAGGATCTCGACCAGCTTCTCGGTGCGGTTGGAGTGAAGGAGCTCGAGCACGCGCCCGTCCTTAAAGCACAGGGGTCTGACAACGGGGGACGGGTCCGGTAAAGACTCGGGCTTCCATGACGGAGAACGAAGACGAGACGACCGGCGTCCGGGAGCTGCGGCCCCTGCCGCACTTCCGCTACGGGCCGGCGGCCCTGGTCCTGGCCGGCCTGCTCCTCGACCTGGCGCTCTACTCCTCCCTCGGGCCCCTGGCCCTGCCGATGCTGCTGGGCCTGGGCGCCGGAGCGGTGATCGTCCTGCCCTTCGCCCGGCACGGCGGCCTCTGGGCCGACGAGGCGGGGCTGGAGGTGCGCTCCCTGATGGCCGGGCGCCGCATCCCCTGGGATCGGATCGAGCAGATCCACTTTCACGAGCGGCGCCAGGCGATCTGCCTGCACCTGAAGGCCCCCGAGGATCCCGAGGCCCTCGATCTGGCCGGCGACCCCCGGCCGAAGCCGCTCCAGTTCTTCAACTGGTACGGCCTCGAGACCGGGCAGCTGATCGCCTGGCTCACCCCGCCGGGGGGCCTGGTGGAGCCCGACCCCGCGGCCGGGCCCCCGAGCTGCGAGGGCTGAACCCCTAGAAGTTGGTCCCGGCCTCGGTGCCGGTGAGGCCGTCCGAGCCGTCTACCGAGAGGGAGAGGCCGCCGCCGCCGCCGGCGCCGCCGCCGCCGGCGCCGCCGCCGCCGGAGAGGGTGTAGGTGTTGCCGGTGCGGATGGCGTTCAGGCTCACGCCGCCCTGGCCGGCCGCGAAGATGCCGTAGGCGACGCCGCCGCAGCCACCGCCGCCGCCGCCGCCGGAGCCACCGTTGCCGCCCTCGCCGCCGCGGCCGGCGCCGCTCGCGCACCACTCCCTGGTACCAGCCTGACCCTCGATGCCGCCGGCCCCGCCGGTGCCGCCGATGCCGCCGAAGCCGCCGTTGCCGCCGCTGCCGCCGGTTCCACCGAGGCCGGTGTTGATGGTGTTGCCGGTGATCACCGGCACGGAGGTCGGGGCCGAGGTGAAGGCCAGGTAGATGCCGAAGGAGCCGCCGCCCGTGTCCCCACCGCCGCCGCCGCCGCCGCCGCAGCCGCCCGAGCCGCCGCCGCCGCCCGAGGCGCCGACATCGTGGTCTCCTTCGCCGGTGCAGTTGATGAGCTCGACACCGCCGCCAGCGCCGCCACCACCGCCCCCCGAGCCGGGTCGGCCGGTGAAGCCGGGACCGCCGATGATGCCGTGCCAGCGAGTGCCGGAGACCGTGCCGTCGGTGTTGGTGCAGCCCGAGCCACCGTTGCCGCCGCCTCCATTTCCGCCATTGGTGGCGGGGCTACCCGTTGCCTCCTCGCTGCTGGGCGGCTCGTAGCAGGCGCAGCCTGTGCCGTCGTTGTACTGGAGCTTGTCCCAGCCGGTGATCCCGCCCGTCCCCGGGGAGAGGCCAAGCCCCGGCGAACCGTCCATGGCGGCCGCCGGGCTCTGGGTGAAGGGGTTCGAGAGCGGCTGGGCACCAGACTCGTCGTAGTCGGGGCAGTAGCTGGCGCCGCCCACGCCACCCGAGACGTCGGTGCTCCCACAGACCAGCGCGCCGCCGCTTCCGCCCGCGTCGACCACCACCGTCGCTCCGGCATTGTTCGGACAGGTCCGGTCGTCATGGGCGTTGACTCCGGCGCTGCCATCGACACCGTTCAGCCCGGTCGCACCGTCGAGGCCGTCGGCGCCCGGGCCGCCGTCGCCGGCGTAGATCAGGTTGTCGCGGATGGTGAGGTTGCCGTTGCAGTCCTGGACGTAGATGCCGTAGCTGTTCCCGGCGACGCCGGTGGAGATCTCACCGAAGATCACGAAGCCCGAGAACTCGGTGGGGACCGTGATGCCGACGGCCTTCACCACCGACCGGTCGTCGGGCGTGGCCACCGGCCCGCCCACGCCGTAGACGACGGTGGTGTTGGCCGCGACGTTCCGGGCCCAGGTGGTGGGGTTCCAGCCGCCCAGGACGTCGATGCCCGGGGCGAGGGTGAAGTTCTCGTAGTAGGCGCCGCCGCTGACCCGCACCCGGAGCTGGCCGCCGCTGACGGCCTGGCTGATGCCGTAGGTGATGGTGGCGCAGGGGGCGCCGGCCCCGCCGCAGGAGGGGCTGTCCGCGCCGCCGTTGCCGGGGGTCGAGACGTGGAGGGCCGAGGGGTCGCTCTGGAACTCGCAGCCGTCGTCCGGCACGCCGTTCATGTCGTAGTAGTCGAAGGTGCCGTCGCAGGAGGGGTGGGTGTCCCCGATGGTGCAGCAGGTCATCTCGCAGCCCGGTGACCCGGCCAGGCCCGTGGGGTCGCAGGTGCCGTAGGCGTTCGCGTAGTCGAAGATCACCGTGCAGTCGGTGAAACAGTTCCCGCAGGCGGTCGCCACGTCGTAGACGCCGCTCGAGGCGTTGACGAAGCCGTTGTCGGTGGTGCCGTCACAGTCGTCGTCGAGGTGGTTGCAGACCTCGGTGAGGGGCGTCCCGGGCGGGGCGGAGCAGACCGTCGGGCCGGCCGGATCGGCGGCGTCGCAGATCGAGACCCCTGCGGCGAAGCAGGCGCCGGTGCCGCTCGTGCAGCTCTGGCCCTTGTCCGCCCAGATCGCCTCCTCGTCGGTGGAGCCGTCGCAGTCGTCGTCGAGGCCGTTGCAGACCTCGGCGCTCACGCCGCCCGGCGTCGCCGAGCAGACGGTGGGGCCAGTCGGGTTCCCGGTGTCGCAGATCCGCACGCCGGGCTGCGCGCAGACGCCCTGACCCGAGAGGCAGCCCTGGCCCAGGTCGGTCCAGTCCGGGCCCTCGTCGGTCTGCCCGTCGCAGTCGTCGTCGAGGCGGTTGCAGACCTCGATGTTCCCGGTGCCCGCGCCGACCGAGCAGACCGGGGGCCCGGCGGGGTTCGCCGTGTCGCAGACCATCAGGCCCACGTTCTCGCAGACGCCGCTGCCCGCCTGGCAGAGGTCGCCGAGGGTCGCCCAGGTGGCGTCCTCGTCGGTGGAGCCGTCGCAGTCGTTGTCCACCCGGTCGCAGACCTCGGCGGTCGGGGTGCCGGCCACGGCGTTGCAGACCGTGGGGCCGGCCGGGTCGGTGGGGTCGCAGAGCAGCACGCCAGTGCGCTGGCAGGCGCCCATGCCGCGCGAGCAGAGGCTGCCCTTGTCGGCCCAGGTGGCGCCCTCGTCGGTCTGCCCGTCGCAGTCGTCGTCGAGGCCGTTGCACTCCTCGGGCCGGCCGACGTTGCGCAGCGCCGCCGAGCAGATGGTGGGCCCGGCGGGGTTGGCGGGATCGCAGAGGCGGATGCCCGCCGACTCGCAGATGCCCAGGCCCGAGGTGCAGACCTCGCCCTTGTCGGCCCAGAGGGCGTCCTCGTCGGTCTGGCCGTCGCAGTCGTCGTCGACGCCGTTGCAGACCTCGGGCACCGCGGCGAGGGGGGTGGCGTTGCAGATCGTGGGGCCGGTGGCGTCGGCCGGATCGCAGACCATCAGGCCCGGCTGCCGGCAGGAGCCCTCGCCGTTGACGCAGACCGTGCCCTTGTCGGTCCAGGCGGCGTCCTCGTCGGTGTCGCCGTCGCAGTCGTTGTCCGTCCCGTCACAGACATCGGGGACCGGCGGGCCAGCGACCGCGTCGCAGATGGTGGCGGCGTTCGGGTCGAGGGGATCGCAGACGTAGATCCCCACCCCGACGCAGCCGCCCTGCACGGCCCGGCAGACCTCGTTGAGGTTCGACCACTGGGGTTCCTCGTCGGTCTGGCCGTCGCAGTCGTCGTCGACGCCGTTGCAGATCTCGGTGTCCCCGGTGCCCGGGGTGCCGGAGCAGACCAGCGGCCCGAGGCGGTTGGTCTCGTCGCAGATGAAGACGCCCGCGGCCTGGCAGGCGCCCTGGCCGACGAAGCAGGTCTCTCCCTTGTCGACCCAGGCGTCGTCCTCGTCGGTCTGCCCGTCGCAGTCGTCGTCGACGCCGTTGCAGACCTCCGCCGGACAGCGGCCGAGGCCGCCGCCGTCGTCGCAGGAGCAGCCGTGGATGGAGGCAAGGGGGAGGGCACACGCCAGCAACCAGCCGGCGAGGGTGATGCGCTTCATGCTCTGAGTCCTGTGCGAGAGTACGACCTGTCGGGAGCCGTGAATCAGAAGTTCGTGTCGGCCTCGGTGCCGGTCAGGCCGTCCGAGCCGGCGACCGAGAGCGAGAGCCCGCCCTCGCCGCCGGAGCCACCTCCGCCCGCGAGGGAGTAATTGTTGCCGGTGCGGATGGCGTTGAGGTTCACGCCGCCCTGGCCGGTGGCGAAGATGCCGTAGGAGACGCCACCACAGCCGCCGCCGCCGCCGCCGCCGGAGCCGCCGTTGCCGCCTTCGCCGCCGCGGCCGCCGCCGCCCGCGCACCACGCGGTGGAGCCGGCCTGGCCCTCGAGGCCCCCGAGGCCGCCGGTGCCGCCGATGCCACCGAAGCCGCCGTTGCCACCCCGGCCGCCGGAGCCGCCGAGCCCGGTGTTGATGGTGTTGCCGGTGATCACCGGCACCGAGGCCGGCACCGAGTTGAAGGCCAGGTAGATGCCGAAGGAGCCGCCGCCCGTGTCACCGCCGGCACCGCCGCCGCCGCCGCAGCCACCCGAGCCGCCGCCGCCGCCGGAGCCACCCACGTCGCTGTCACCGTCGGTGTTGCAGTTGTAGTTCTCGACGCCGCCGCCGGCGCCGCCGCCGCCGCCACCCGAGCCGGGCTGCCCGCCGAAGCCGGGCCCGCCGCTCAAGCCCTGCCAGCGGATGCCGGAGACCGTGCCGTCGGTGGAGGTGCAGCCGCTCCCACCGTTGCCGCCGAACCCGTTGCCGCCGTTGGCGGCGGGGGCGCCGGTCGGCTCGTTGGGATCCGGCGGCTGGTAGCAGGTGCAGGAGGGCGGGGTGCCCGACTTGTACATGAAGGCATCCCAGCCGGTGATGCCGCCGGCCCCGGGGTTCGGCCCCAAGCCGTCGGTCCCGTCCATCGCGGCCACCGGATACTGATCCGTCGGGTTGGAGGCGGGCTGAGCGCCGGACTCGTCGAAGTCGGGACAGTAGCTGGCGCCGCCCTGGCCGCCGGTGACGTTGGTGCCCAGGCAGCTGAGCGCGCCGCCGGCGCCGCCGAGATCGATCTGCATGTTCGAGCCCGCGAGGTTGGTCGGGCAGGTGGCCTCGTCCCTCGCCGCGACGCCCGGGTTTCCGTCGAGGCCGCTGGTGCCGGTGGCGCCGTCCAGGCCGTCATCACCGGGACCGCCGTCGCCGGCGTAGATCAGGTTGTCCCGGATGGTCAGGCTGTTGTCGGAGTCCTCGACGTAGATGCCGTAGCTGTTCCCGCCGACGCCGGTGGAGATCTCGCCGAAGATCACGAAGCCCGAGAACTCGGTCGGCGAGGTGATGTCGAACGCACGGACCACCGCCCGGTCGTCAGGGGTCGCCACCGGGCCGCCCACGCCGTAGATGACGGTGGTGTTGGCCGCGACGTTGCGGGACCAGGTGGTGGGGTTGTAGCCGCCCAGGACGTCGATGCCCGCGACCAGATCGAAGTTCTCGTAGTAGGCGCCGCCGCTGACGCGCACCCGCAGCTGGCCGCCGCTGAAGGCCTGGCTGATGCCGTAGCCGATGGTGGCGCAGGGGTTGCCCGAGGTGCCGCAGGAGGGGCTGTCGGCGCCGCCGTTGCCCGGGGTCGAGACGTGGAGGGCCGAGGGGTCGTTCTGGAACTCGCAGCCGTCGTCCGGCACGCCGTTCAGATCGAAGTAGTCGAAGAGGCCGTCGCAGGCCGGGTTGGTGTCGGCGACGCCGCAGCAGTTCATCTGGCAGACCGGGGCGCCGCTGGCGTCGCAGGTGCCGTAGGCGTTCGGGTAGGCGAAGATGGTGGTGCAGTTGGTGTAGCAGTTGCCGCAGGCGGTGTTCTGGTCGTACTTGCCGGTGGCGCCGTTGAGGTAGCCCTCGTCGGTGGTGCCGTCGCAGTCGTTGTCCAGCTGGTCGCAGGTCGTCTCGTTGCCCTCGTACTCGGGGCCGTACTGCGCCGCGCCGCAGACGGTCCAGGCGCCGCCGGAGCACGCGGCCATGGCGCCGCCGCAGACGCCGGTCTGGTTCGCGCAGGGCTGGCTCGGCAGGCCGTTGTCCTCGAGGCCGTCGCAGTCGTTGTCGAGGCCGTCGCAGGAGAGCTCGGTGGGCTGGTAGTCGGTGCCGTACTCGGGGCCGGTGCAGGCCCGCCAGCCCAGGGAGCCGCCGCAGCTCTGCACCGAGCCCTTGCAGACGCCGTCCTGCTCGACGCAGTCGGGCGCCGCCAGGCCGTCGTCGACGCTGCCGTCGCAGTCGTCGTCGAGGCCGTTGCAGAGCTCGGTGCCGGGGAGGCCGGCGTTGGCCGAGCAGACGGTGGGGCCGGCGGGGTTGGCGGTGTTGCAGATCAGGATGCCGGCGGCCTCGCAGATGCCCTGGCCGGTGCTGCAGCTGGTGCCCTTGTTGGCCCAGGAGATCTCGTCGGTGGAGCCGTCGCAGTCGTTGTCGAGATCGTCGCAGACCTCGGCGGTGGGCGCGCCCGGGGTGGCGGAGCAGACGGTGGGGCCGGCGGGGTTGCCGGTGTCGCAGACCTTGATGCCGGGCTGGGCGCAGACGCCGCTGCCGGAGACGCAGCCGGTGCCCTTGTCGGGCCAGGAGATCTCGTCGGTGGAGCCGTCGCAGTCGTCGTCGAGGCCGTTGCAGACCTCGGCGCTGCCGCCGCCGGCGGTGACCGAGCAGACGGTGGGGCCGCCGGGGTTGCCGCTGTCGCAGACCTTGAAGCCGGTCACCTCGCAGGCGCCGATGCCGTCGGTGCAGAGGGTGCCCTTGTCGGCCCAGACGATCTCGTCGGTGGAGCCGTCGCAGTCGTCGTCGAGGTTGTTGCAGACCTCGCTGCCGGGGGCGCCGGCGGTCGCCGAGCAGACGGTGGGGCCGGCGGGGTTGCCGGTGTCACAGACCCGGGTGCCGGTGGCGGCGCACTGGCCCTGGCCCGAGGTGCAGACCGTGCCCTTGTCGGCCCAGGCGATCTCGTCGGTGGAGCCGTCGCAGTCGTCGTCGAGGCCGTTGCAGACCTCGGTGCCCGGCGCCAGGGGCGAGGCGGAGCAGACGGTGGGGCCGCTGGGGTTGCCGCCGTCGCAGATCCGCTGGCCGGTGACGGAGCACTGGCCGGCGCCCGCGGTGCAGAGGGTGCCCTTGTCGGCCCAGGCGATCTCGTCGGTCTGGCCGTCGCAGTCGTCGTCGAGGTTGTTGCAGGTCTCGATGCCCGGCGGCAGCGCGGTGGCGCTGCAGACGGTGGGGCCGGCGGGGTTGGCGGTGTCGCAGATCCGCTGGCCGGTGACGGAGCACTGGCCGTTGCCGTCGGTGCAGAGGGTGCCCTTGTCGGCCCAGGTGATCTCGTCGGTCTGGCCGTCGCAGTCGTCGTCGAGGTTGTTGCAGACCTCGGCGCCGGGGGCGCCGGGCGTCGCCGAGCAGACGGTGGGGCCGGCGGGGTTGCCGGTGTCACAGGTCCGCACGCCGTAGGCCTCGCAGGTGCCGCTGCCGACCACGCAGACCGTGCCCTTGTCGGCCCAGACGATCTCGTCGGTGGAGCTGTCGCAGTCGTTGTCGAGGCCGTCGCAGACCTCGCTGCCGGGGGCGCCGGCGGTGACCGAGCAGACGGTGGGGCCGCCGGGGTTGCCGGTGTCGCAGACGCGCACGCCGGTCTGCTGGCAGGTGCCGGTGCCCTCGGTGCAGATGGTGCCCTTGTTGGCCCAGAGGATCTCGTCGGTCTGGCCGTCGCAGTCGTTGTCGAGGCCGTCGCAGACCTCGGAGCCGGGGGCGCCGGGCGTCGCGGAGCAGACGGTGGGGCCGGTGGGGTCGCCGGTGTCGCAGACGCGCACGCCGCTGGCGGCGCACTGGCCGTTGCCGGCGGTGCAGCCGACGCCCTTGTCGGCCCAGGTGGCGCCCTCGTCGGTGGAGCCGTCGCAGTCGTCGTCGAGGCCGTTGCAGACCTCGACGCCCGGCGTGCCGATGATGGCGGAGCAGACGGTGGGGCCGCCGGGGTTGGCGGTGTCGCAGATCTTGGTGCCGGAGGTCTCGCAGGTGCCCGCGCCGTTGGTGCAGACCGTCCCCTTGTCGGACCACTGGGCGTCCTCGTCGGTGAGGCTGTCGCAGTCGTTGTCGAGGCCGTCGCAGACCTCGACGCCGGGGGTGCCCATGGTCACCGAGCAGACGGTGGGGCCGCCGGGGGTGCCGGTGTCGCAGACCCGCACGCCGCTGGCGGCGCACTGACCGGTGCCGACGGTGCAGGAGCTGCCCTTGTCGGCCCAGAGGATCTCGTCAGTCTGGCCGTCGCAGTCGTCGTCGAGGCCGTTGCAGATCTCGGCCCCGCCGCTGCCGGCGACCGCCGAGCAGACCGTGGCGCCCGAGGGGTTGGCGGTGTCGCAGACCAGCACGCCGACCACCTCGCAGGTGCCGACGCCGTCGGTGCAGACGTCACCCTTGTCCAGCCAGATGGCGTTCTCGTCGGTCTGACCGTCGCAGTCGTCGTCGAGGCCGTTGCAGACCTCGGTGCCCGGTGTGCTGGGCGTCGCCGAGCAGACGGCCGGGCCGCTGGGGTTGGCGGCGTCGCAGACGAAGAGGCCGCCGGTGGCGCACTGGCCGGTGCCGGCCTGGCAACTCTGGCCCTTGGTGGCCCACTGGGCGTCCTCGTCGGTGGAGCCGTCGCAGTCGTCGTCGAGGCCGTTGCAGATCTCGGTGCCCGCGGCGCCGGGGGTGGCCGAGCAGATGGTCGGGCCCGCCGGGTTCGCGGGGTCGCAGCCCCGGGTGCCGGTGGTGGTGCACTGGCCCACGCCGCTGGTGCAGATGGCGCCCTTGTCGGTCCAGAGGGCGTCCTCGTCGGTGAGGCCGTCGCAGTCGTCGTCGAGGCCGTTGCAGACCTCGACGCCCGCGGCGCCCGGGGTCGCCGAGCAGACGGTGGGGCCGGCGGGGTTGGCGGTGTCGCAGCGCAGGGTGCCCGAGGCCTGGCAGATGCCCTGGCCCACGGTGCAGACCGTTCCCTTGTCGGCCCAGGTGGCGTCCTCGTCGGTCTGGCCGTCGCAGTCGTCGTCCAGGGCGTTGCAGACCTCGGTGCCGGTGGCGCCCGCGGTGGCGCTGCAGAGGAGCGGGCCGCCGG
Above is a genomic segment from Deltaproteobacteria bacterium containing:
- a CDS encoding exodeoxyribonuclease V subunit gamma, whose product is MLELLHSNRTEKLVEILAGRIDAQRRVGHVLDPVTIVVPNRNLETYLNLSLAQRHGISAGLDFLRLERLAAMAAGDRREVRIVGRAQLRAGLLALFHDDERLTEPALSPVRDYLFGRTPEADALDRAATDLRRVQLSERLSSVMENHQWTRPEQVRRWLTSPDASPDPEAEGLAPELIWQASLWRALHGPEGVLCASAERDGGLPHATLAERILDPRLELWPPAGGFPLHVFGVSYFGRLFHHLFQRLAGAVDISVHLLNPSRHYWDEFVLQGPAIADAEGEDPLHLAEQPCLPLALWGKPGGEHLRLLREVAGGDSAHEDADYLSPGRATILHQVQDDLLEQRGPAEITPFVGSEAEGPPASLQALACPSLRREVEAVADRIWHLIGAEGPGAPLRFHEIAVVVPPAARDRYLPMITQVFEAHHRLPHTTADLSFGARAPLAQAARLLLELPFGRFTRAELLGLLTHPAFDRGAGQGRSASEIDAGRFAELADAAGIFFGRDDRDTAGTYLGPDAAHWSQGLTRLALGQALGGERGGEPELLYQSAGRTLAPEDLGASDPGTTRAFGLLARSLLADLTRLRDDTLPLRQWAERLRTLMEAYLLVDDEGDEADQLKILSAIDELAELDLVGTPVSGRTACGLAGQALAAISYQRGPYLSEGVVVSTFLPMRAIPFRAIFVLGLGEGIFPGAARRDPLDLRATRRAGDLSPAERDRHAFLETLLCARERLSLSWVYRNEKTGDLLAPSSILLDLLDVLEPVLGPEALRLPARADDGRVSAGRFFELVPLRRHQDPACTLPEARAEAEAARIGAALGHEGTRGLRHRELLEQLDDPALWSLLRLPETHPPAAAASPTPGVVSELRELTLSNLRGFLDSPVQGAARARLRLREDEDDEAAAVEDEPLTSSRLQESVFRTSTLEDSLRALPWRDDLPTRTDAAARVIERVRQAVLRASAPRGIFSGAPLHRDIDLVLAWRALLFARCEGPVRRVHVGRSREGERVDPPRLAALELSGADARPLRLHGLTSLLAGPGLDIVLPVDTARISGKRLHRSALRGLLDHLLLCATGEAELCPPRPRRLLLLGASPRKVSFDTPPDPDPAALAAAFELETLETSVVTLGLETLEAPEARALLEGLARQLLDEDHDHLLPVDVISELVDDTLHLEVELEAVRAAVAAVRERAGSAFGGTPSSSYGPIPDPFSLPWLEGEDAMAAIAARFAPLFARLCLLDDDEEVA
- a CDS encoding MopE-related protein; protein product: MKRITLAGWLLACALPLASIHGCSCDDGGGLGRCPAEVCNGVDDDCDGQTDEDDAWVDKGETCFVGQGACQAAGVFICDETNRLGPLVCSGTPGTGDTEICNGVDDDCDGQTDEEPQWSNLNEVCRAVQGGCVGVGIYVCDPLDPNAATICDAVAGPPVPDVCDGTDNDCDGDTDEDAAWTDKGTVCVNGEGSCRQPGLMVCDPADATGPTICNATPLAAVPEVCNGVDDDCDGQTDEDALWADKGEVCTSGLGICESAGIRLCDPANPAGPTICSAALRNVGRPEECNGLDDDCDGQTDEGATWADKGSLCSRGMGACQRTGVLLCDPTDPAGPTVCNAVAGTPTAEVCDRVDNDCDGSTDEDATWATLGDLCQAGSGVCENVGLMVCDTANPAGPPVCSVGAGTGNIEVCNRLDDDCDGQTDEGPDWTDLGQGCLSGQGVCAQPGVRICDTGNPTGPTVCSATPGGVSAEVCNGLDDDCDGSTDEEAIWADKGQSCTSGTGACFAAGVSICDAADPAGPTVCSAPPGTPLTEVCNHLDDDCDGTTDNGFVNASSGVYDVATACGNCFTDCTVIFDYANAYGTCDPTGLAGSPGCEMTCCTIGDTHPSCDGTFDYYDMNGVPDDGCEFQSDPSALHVSTPGNGGADSPSCGGAGAPCATITYGISQAVSGGQLRVRVSGGAYYENFTLAPGIDVLGGWNPTTWARNVAANTTVVYGVGGPVATPDDRSVVKAVGITVPTEFSGFVIFGEISTGVAGNSYGIYVQDCNGNLTIRDNLIYAGDGGPGADGLDGATGLNGVDGSAGVNAHDDRTCPNNAGATVVVDAGGSGGALVCGSTDVSGGVGGASYCPDYDESGAQPLSNPFTQSPAAAMDGSPGLGLSPGTGGITGWDKLQYNDGTGCACYEPPSSEEATGSPATNGGNGGGGNGGSGCTNTDGTVSGTRWHGIIGGPGFTGRPGSGGGGGGAGGGVELINCTGEGDHDVGASGGGGGSGGCGGGGGGGGDTGGGSFGIYLAFTSAPTSVPVITGNTINTGLGGTGGSGGNGGFGGIGGTGGAGGIEGQAGTREWCASGAGRGGEGGNGGSGGGGGGGCGGVAYGIFAAGQGGVSLNAIRTGNTYTLSGGGGAGGGGAGGGGGLSLSVDGSDGLTGTEAGTNF
- a CDS encoding PH domain-containing protein, which encodes MTENEDETTGVRELRPLPHFRYGPAALVLAGLLLDLALYSSLGPLALPMLLGLGAGAVIVLPFARHGGLWADEAGLEVRSLMAGRRIPWDRIEQIHFHERRQAICLHLKAPEDPEALDLAGDPRPKPLQFFNWYGLETGQLIAWLTPPGGLVEPDPAAGPPSCEG